A genomic stretch from Sceloporus undulatus isolate JIND9_A2432 ecotype Alabama chromosome 5, SceUnd_v1.1, whole genome shotgun sequence includes:
- the LOC121930327 gene encoding protein DENND6B-like, whose translation MCSFLPPRRFFRSPNFDSWYRQRHRDMMHKLEALHLEAISETNIKVWMKDKSEVELVDLVLKLREKLGRARHHRLPVKEEALRQVAQYVTTIVDSLPEDLQAVLCHQ comes from the exons ATGTGCTCTTTCCTCCCCCCCAGGCGATTCTTCCGGTCCCCCAACTTTGACAGCTGGTACCGCCAGAGGCACCGGGACATGATGCACAAGCTGGAGGCTCTGCACCTGGAGGCCATCAGTGAAACG AACATCAAGGTCTGGATGAAGGACAAGTCGGAAGTGGAGCTAGTTGACCTGGTGCTGAAGCTCCGTGAAAAGCTG GGACGTGCCCGGCACCATCGGCTCCCTGTGAAGGAGGAGGCCCTGCGGCAGGTGGCCCAGTATGTCACCACCATTGTTGACTCACTGCCAGAGGACCTCCAGGCTGTCCTTTGTCACCAGTAA
- the GCC1 gene encoding GRIP and coiled-coil domain-containing protein 1: MAIRFRPRISRQKLRATFPQGWRVLSGVSAQKPFPRPGKKNGGAGVRPRRARQQQGPFSGPVVHAAAGGQELHAVGLQAVPAEEEEQALLGAVSVAAAAAAADESVAASEHQEGAVGQAEGELLGGSWAERKGRGLLAPEEPLPRPSGFPSLALPPLTWPGGSGHQEAEGRGAQEASVGGSQEDLPVKPERLEVLSAGAPQLHGPPVGAKLQEEGGGGRRGLLGAGVDLAVFGEEKEEEAAAGQRAAPAPSPGSLPPCLPWGLASEDGQEASVAGGEADGGRAAPEQEPLLAVARLLSRAEQPPGPLRVEEAALAVAPSRPRAPPPASPRRPGSGARPSPAGSRRLGVRGPAGGGRRSGVRGGCGRRPRRGPAPGPRGRSAGAAGGRGRRAGGRPAAASRAARRRGAAARRRRRPRRPTPGTSRRPRPGLRRPPPPSPAGSRRRWPGPPAGTAPAPPPPPPRSSAPPRPPRPPASGPEAPAETPPSTDPPPPPPPPSPGARSKGAKAGRRQKTGLSPGGSPPPPASSCLQRKELGTCLGPRELPSTETPSPKHSAVRKPPVQLKSPTSILSASAAAAAGDPAGRQGSGARAARLLCDAAPREGARPLGSSFGLHGGCCPEAQPFLPSSAGGPSRGLCPKRGPSSRCCSGGREGGREEEAQQGSAEGWPPACLPPVGSSGDDGPCAASLPGAHPEVGAARGSRASESRLSVRAPPSAFCACAVVWACAEAPQPRRKEEEEGGGARLLCRGALGLEGGPSLAMEKLGASLGVGGPSRKELLEALEAQRAQLAQYQARLKDLVRAYKGLLQEKGALEASLQALSGRGAGGPPGGPSGGEPEEEEEAGGGCGAAEPEPDPERRLLRLKGRLSTLAAALATVSQEKSRAEASFQADKRRLRQEMEEERQRLQREAQEAREQLAQTKARLLAQQQDRAQEQSHHALMLQELQRLLQDERALRQEAEGALAGEASHAERAQEAERLARRLGRQVEGLEGQLRALRQESGRPEEPQVQGWQDQADALRSHFQAQLLQEMRKTAHAEERISMEEQRAANLEAQISEASELLGSYEKAKQRDQAAIQRLRERLAQMDLENKTLALAASGRCPLPDVGLEESSLDVNVLKDRMEKLRGLLRAATKQDLGEREGEASPHKSEVPDAPKEEEEEEAADGEKVSVAYYQRELKRLKEEFEHYKQEQQQQKNRPVAVAQDGSSGGRELAEAQAQLVALRENYVSLRLSHEELVQRHQEEAEGWRQEAAQIQQRHREELERARRDSREEALQLEEEVRRQRERALAVLAEKDQELDRLRALAWPYTGLPPGPKPPLPPPLAPGPLPPTASPGPEGSLEGLTQALRLSGPGEPPFLLYTEQLARRSVELSALRQEKRRLEGELRRLRESLLAVEEKHREEVGALRSCLQKSTRDQGREGANLEYLKNVFFRFLTLADGLGRQQTLGAILTVLHFSPEEREAVLSQAGGSGAHSWWPSGKR; the protein is encoded by the exons ATGGCCATCAGGTTCCGGCCCCGGATCTCCAGGCAGAAGTTGAGAGCCACCTTCCCCCAGGGATGGAGAGTCCTCTCCGGGGTCAGCGCCCAGAAGCccttcccgcggcctggaaagaaAAACGGGGGAGCAGGGGTCAGGCCCCGGAGGGCCAGGCAGCAACAGGGGCCTTTCTCTGGGCCG GTGGTACACGCCGCGGCCGGGGGGCAGGAGCTCCACGCAGTCGGGCTCCAGGCGGTccccgcggaggaggaggagcaggcccTCCTCGGAGCGGTCTCcgttgctgccgctgccgctgctgccgacGAATCCGTGGCGGCCTCGGAGCACCAGGAAGGAGCGGTTGGCCAGGCGGAGGGCGAACTCCTCGGTGGGTcctgggcagagaggaagggcagAGGCCTGCTGGCACCGGAGGAGCCCCTTCCCCGTCCGTCGGGCTTCCCTTCCCTGGCCTTGCCTCCTCTGACCTGGCCGGGGGGCTCTGGCCACCAGGAGGCCGAGGGGCGCGGTGCCCAGGAAGCGTCCGTCGGGGGCTCTCAGGAAGACCTTCCCGTCAAGCCAGAGCGGCTGGAA GTACTTTCGGCGGGGGCCCCTCAGCTGCACGGTCCGCCCGTCGGGGCCAAActccaggaggaaggaggaggcggcCGGCGAGGCCTTCTTGGAGCCGGCGTAGACCTGGCAGTctttggggaggagaaggaggaggaggcggcggcgggtCAGAGGGCAGCCCCGGCCCCCTCCCccggctccctccctccctgccttccctgGGGCCTTGCCTCGGAGGACGGCCAGGAAGCGTCCGTCGCGGGCGGCGAGGCTGACGGAGGCCGGGCAGCGCCGGAGCAGGAACCACTCCTCGCCGTGGCGAGGCTGCTCTCCCGGGCAGAGCAGCCCCCGGGGCCCCTGCGGGTAGAAGAGGCGGCCCTGGCGGTCG CGCCGTCTCGGCCGAGGGCCCCGCCGCCAGCCTCTCCCCGCCGCCCAGGAAGCGGCGCCCGGCCGTCTCCAGCTGGCAGCCGGAGGCTGGGCGTCCGGGGCCCCGCCGGAGGAGGAAGGCGCAGTGGGGTCCGCGGGGGCTGCGGGCGTCGACCCAGACGCGGCCCAGCTCCGGGTCCTCGCGGGCGAAGCGCCGGCGCTGCGGGTGGAAGAGGGCGGCGTGCGGGTGGGCGGCCAGCCGCGGCATCCAGAGCTGCGAGGCGCCGCGGAGCCGCCGCGAGACGCAGAAGACGTCCTCGCCGTCCGACTCCAGGTACCTCCCGCCGCCCGAGACCCGGCCTCCgacgccctcctcctccttctcccgcAGGCTCCAGGCGCCGCTGGCCTGGACCTCCAGCAGGAACAGCCCCcgcgcctccgccgccgccgccccgcAGCAGCGCACCGCCCCGTCCGCCTCGGCCACCAGCCTCCGGCCCCGAGGCCCCAGCAGAGACACCTCCGTCCACCgaccctccgcctccgcctccgccgccgtCTCCAGGCGCCAGGTCTAAAGGGGCAAAGGCGGGCCGGCGTCAGAAGACGGGCTTGAGCCCCGGAgggagccctcctcctcctgcctcctcctgccTCCAGCGGAAGGAGCTTGGTACCTGCTTGGGCCCCAGGGAGCTGCCCAGCACCGAGACGCCGTCGCCGAAGCACTCGGCCGTCAGGAAGCCCCCCGTCCAGCTCAAGAGCCCCACCTCCATCCTCtctgcctccgccgccgccgccgccggggaCCCAGCAGGAAGGCAGGGGAGCGGGGCCCGGGCTGCGCGGCTCCTTTGTGACGCTGCGCCGAGGGAGGGAGCCCGGCCTCTCGGCTCCTCCTTCGGGCTCCACGGCGGATGCTGCCCGGAGGcccagcccttccttccttcctccgccGGAGGACCCTCTCGGGGGCTTTGCCCCAAACGCGGACCTTCCTCCCGGTGCTgctcgggagggagggagggagggagggaggaggaggcccagcAGGGGAGCGCGGAGGGCTGGCCCCCTGCCTGCCTCCCGCCGGTCGGTTCTTCTGGGGATGATGGGCCCTGCGCTGCCTCTCTCCCCGGAGCGCACCCGGAAGTCGGCGCCGCGCGTGGGTCTAGAGCGAGTGAGTCTAGGCTCTCCGTCCGCGCGCCGCCTTCTGCCTTCTGCGCATGCGCCGTGGTCTGGGCATGCGCAGAGGCGCCTCAGCCTCGccggaaggaagaggaggagggcggcgGCGCCAGGCTGCTCTGCCGCGGGGCCCTGGGTCTGGAGGGAGGCCCCTCGCTCGCCATGGAGAAGCTGGGGGCGAGCCTGGGCGTCGGGGGCCCCAGCCGGAAGGAGCTGCTGGAGGCGCTGGAGGCGCAGCGGGCGCAGCTGGCGCAGTACCAggcgcggctgaaggacctggtGCGGGCCTACAAGGGCCTCCTGCAGGAGAAGGGCGCCCTGGAGGCCAGCCTCCAGGCCCTCTCTGGCCGGGGCGCGGGCGGACCCCCAGGCGGACCCTCCGGCGGGGagcccgaggaggaggaagaggccggTGGTGGCTGCGGGGCCGCGGAGCCGGAGCCGGATCCGGAGCGGCGCCTGCTGCGGCTGAAGGGCCGGCTGTCCACGCTGGCCGCCGCCCTGGCCACCGTCTCCCAGGAGAAGTCCCGGGCCGAGGCCTCCTTCCAGGCGGACAAGCGGCGGCTGCGgcaggagatggaggaggagcgGCAGCGGCTGCAGCGGGAGGCCCAGGAGGCCCGGGAGCAGCTGGCCCAGACCAAGGCCCGCCTGCTGGCCCAGCAGCAGGACCGCGCCCAGGAGCAGAGCCACCACGCCCTCATGCTGCAAGAGCTCCAGCGCCTGCTCCAGGACGAGAGGGCCCTGCGCCAGGAGGCAGAGGGGGCCCTGGCCGGGGAGGCCTCCCACGCGGAACGGGCCCAAGAGGCCGAGCGCCTGGCCCGCCGCCTGGGACGCCAGGTCGAGGGGCTGGAGGGGCAGCTGCGGGCCCTGCGCCAGGAGAGCGGGCGCCCCGAGGAGCCCCAGGTGCAGGGCTGGCAAGACCAGGCGGACGCCCTCCGCAGCCACTTCCAGGCCCAGCTGCTGCAGGAGATGCGCA AGACGGCTCACGCTGAAGAGCGCATCAGCATGGAGGAGCAGCGAGCAGCCAACCTGGAGGCACAGATTTCGGAGGCCTCGGAGCTCCTGGGCAGTTATGAGAAAGCCAAGCAGCGCGACCAGGCAGCCATTCAGAGACTGCGGGAGCGCCTGGCCCAGATGGACCTGGAGAACAAAACGCTGGCCCTGGCCGCCTCTGGCCGCTGCCCCCTGCCGGACGTTGGCCTGGAGGAGAGCAGCCTGGATGTTAACGTACTCAAGGACAGGATGGAGAAGCTGCGGGGGCTGCTCCGGGCAGCCACCAAGCAGGACctaggggagagggagggggaggcctCCCCCCATAAGAGCGAGGTGCCTGATGCtcccaaggaagaggaggaggaggaggcagctgatGGGGAGAAGGTCTCAGTTGCCTACTACCAGCGGGAGCTGAAGCGTCTGAAGGAGGAGTTTGAGCACTACAagcaagaacagcagcagcagaagaacaGACCAGTGGCGGTGGCCCAggatggcagcagtggtggcagggaGCTGGCGGAGGCACAGGCGCAGCTGGTGGCTCTGAGGGAGAACTACGTCTCCCTGCGGCTCTCCCATGAGGAGCTTGTCCAGCGGCACCAGGAGGAGGCCGAGGGCTGGCGGCAGGAGGCAGCCCAGATCCAGCAGCGGCACCGGGAGGAGCTGGAGCGTGCCCGGCGGGACTCCCGGGAGGAGGCCTTGCAGCTAGAAGAGGAGGTGCGCCGGCAGCGGGAGCGTGCCCTTGCCGTCCTGGCCGAGAAGGATCAAGAGCTGGACCGGCTGCGGGCCCTGGCCTGGCCCTACACTGGCCTCCCCCCGGGGCCCAAACCCCCCTTGCCGCCGCCTCTGGCCCCAGGGCCGCTGCCACCCACCGCCTCTCCAGGCCCTGAGGGCTCCCTGGAGGGTCTGACACAGGCGCTGCGGCTCTCAGGCCCCGGGGAGCCCCCCTTCCTGCTGTACACGGAGCAGCTGGCCCGCCGGTCGGTGGAGCTCTCGGCCCTGAGGCAGGAGAAGCGGCGGCTGGAGGGGGAGTTGCGGCGGCTGCGGGAGAGCCTGCTGGCTGTGGAGGAGAAGCACCGGGAGGAAGTGGGGGCTCTGCGGAGCTGCCTGCAGAAGAGCACCCGGGACCAGGGCCGGGAGGGGGCCAACCTGGAGTACCTGAAGAACGTCTTCTTCCGCTTCCTGACGTTGGCAGATGGTCTGGGCCGGCAGCAGACCCTGGGGGCCATCTTGACTGTCCTGCACTTCAGCCCGGAGGAGAGAGAGGCTGTCCTGAGCCAGGCAGGGGGTAGCGGGGCACACAGCTGGTGGCCCTCCGGGAAGAGATGA